The DNA region ACCTTCATTACAAAAAAATGGAGCTAGTGACCGGGATTGAACCGGTGACCTTATCCTTACCAAGGATACGCTCTACCAACTGAGCTACACCAGCATAGATAAAACGCCTATTGGCGTTTGTTTAATTGGTTGCGGGGGCAGGATTTGAACCTGCGACCTTCGGGTTATGAGCCCGACGAGCTGCCAGCTGCTCCACCCCGCGATGTGTTTGACAGTAGTTTCCCACCATCTTCGTTCTTTCATTCCTACCATGGATAAATTGGTGGAGGGAGCTGGATTCGAACCAGCGAAGGCAGAGCCGGCAGATTTACAGTCTGCTCCCTTTAGCCACTCGGGAATCCCTCCGTCAAGTCCGGCTTAAGGAGTGCGTTATCACAGTCCGTTAGCCAGCTTTCCCATTACCTGAGCCGATGCGCGGCAGCGATAAACTGCTGAGCCCGATGTCCTGTAACGGAATATTATATTATCACAGCTTATCCATATTGTAAAGAGTCTACCACCTGTTAATTTATGTAAAGTAACTAATTCATAAAAAAGTAATAGTACGAAACGGCCGCCAGGATAAAGCGGTAATAGGCAAAGGAAGCCAGGGTTGATTTGTTCAGGAACTTTAAGAACCAAACCACCGAACCGTAAGCTACAACAAAGGCTATTACAAAGCCAATGGCCAGCATGTGCAGATTATCAACACTCAAATGGCTAATCACTTTCAGCAAATCATAGAAACAGGCTACCATCATTAACGGGACCGCAATGATGAAAGAAAAATCGGCTGCCGCCGTCCGGCTTAAACCAAAAAACAAACCGCCCGAAAGCGTCGACCCGGAACGGGAAAATCCCGGCCACAGGGCCAGCACCTGGAACAGGCCTACCCAAAAAGCCTGCCTGACAGTGATATTTTCCACACTGCGGGCCACCGGTCTTTTTGCCACCTTTTCCGCCACCAGCATCAAAACAGACCCGGCTATCAGGCCGATAATCACCGTCGCCGGCGAAAACAGGTATTCCTTAATCGGTTTATGCAGCAAATAGCCGATAATCATGACCGGCACAATCCCGGCCGCCACATGGGACAGCGTCAGGCCGCTGCGGTGTATGTTAAGCCGCCCCGGCTTGATCATGCGCATAAATTTGTCACGATATAGAAACAAGATAGACAGTATGGCGCCCAGTTGAATAAACACCTCAAATACGCTGGCAAATTCGCCTTCAAAATGCAGCATATTGCCCACCAAGATCATATGTCCTGTCGACGAAACAGGTAAAAACTCCGTCATGCCTTCCACAATGCCAAGTATAATGGCAATCATCGTCTCCGTCACTTTCCATCCCCCTGTCACGGCTATGTATTCCTGTTAGAGTCCGGTCAGCCATTCATTTGCTGACCGCCAGGAACCGCCGTCTTTTTCACACGCATTTTATTATACTCCATGCCATGGCCGCAAACAACCATAAATCCTTTTACGCCACTTCTTTGTTACGGCTTTAGGCAGTCTCAAAGCACGGTATCCGCCTCCGGTTTATCCCGGACAATCCAGAGTTGTCTGCTCTTATTCATATAAGCCACCATAATCGCCTTTAGCTCTTCTTTATGCCGGCTTTTAAACGCCACAATATCTTCCGGTGTAAACCCCAGGTTTTCCAGCACTTTTTCCTGAAGCTCTCCCTCGACAATGACTGGCACCGCCACGTCACCGGTGCCCACCATTCCTTTTTCAGATAAACCCTCCATCGCCTTTAGAATACTGAGCCCTCCCTGGGATTCCCAAACAGCTAACTGTACTTCCTTTAGGTGAAAGATTCCTTGCGCTCGCAACAGAGCCAGCAGATTTTTTACCGATAATCGCGTTTTAGCCAAATTAGCCCGGATGGGTTGCCCCTGTTCTATGATCACCAGCGGCGGCAACGGCTTAGCCCGCCAGCCCCGCAGGCACTTTACCAATTTAGCCGTTCCGCACTGCATAAGACCTACTGCCGTCAAAACGACCAGCCTGTCAGAAAAGTCATTTTGGGGACTAAGGATTGCCGCACCGGCCACCGTACCAAAAATAATCAATCCCACCAGTTCCGCAGGGGTGGCTTCACCGAGGTGGTTACGTCCTGTCAACAACCAGACTGCTAAAAACAGCGCAAAAACTGCAATCACTCTAAAGACAGTTATGCCCAGCACATCCACGCCGTCTCCCCCTCCTTAGAAACCGCTGTTTCAATGAACCTGTCGTCCTGACGGAAAAGATCCGTCGGGACGCACAGCGAGAATAGCTCATTGGTTCCCTCAATTATCCAATAGTATAATCAGCCCCTCGGCGGTTTATGTGCCGGTAAAAAATCAGTACTCCGCCAACCCTGAAAGCAGAATTTGCCGGCAGTCAAAATTCCGTCAGCAGCTTTCCGTTCAGACTTGGTGGAGCATTGGGGCGTGAGGACACGTCTTAATCCGTAAACAGTAAAATCCCGGAACCTGTAAGACAGGCTCCGGGACTTTATTGTTCACGGATTACTTGTTAAATTGTTTGGTAAACTCATCAACCGAGAGATTGGTTACGGCTGCCAGCTTTTCTACCTTGCCTGCTTTGAAGTCTTCTGCAGTCAGCAAAGTCATCATCGCTCTGGCAATTTTGTATTTTACCGAATTTACATTCACGAAGCGGACTGCTGTTTTCTTAGTTACCGGATCCAGCATTTCACTGAACGGCAGCGGTTTAGCTTCGCCGTTAACCACGGTAATGATCGCGTCGGCCCCACCGTTTTTCAGGAATTCCACAGCCGAATAACCAAGGTCACGGGTGTATTCGATATCAAAAGCGTTCGGCGAAGCGCAGCGGGTTTCATAACCGATGTCTTTAGTTACAAAATTCATTTTAATACCCAGTTCGGCCAACCGTTTGATCACTGCCTTTTTCAGCAATTCACCGAAGTTGATTTCAGCATAACGAATGTGGCCATGTTCGTCTCTTTCCAGCCCTTCCACTGCACTTAAGTCTTCTTCCGGAATTTTTTCGATAATGCCCTCGGCGACAACTGCCAAACCGAAGCCTTTGCCGTCAGCCAGACGTTTGATTACCGAACCGGCAATGATATCCACAACAGTGCTCAAATGAACCTTGGCATCCGTAAAGTCTTCTGGAATAATAGTAACCTGGGCTGCAGCGCTCTTGCCGATACCCAACGGCAAGTGGCCTGCCGTACGTCCCATGGCAATGCCGATAAACCAGCGTTGTGCTGTTTTAGCATCTTCCAGGATATTGGTAGCGATATCTGCACCAACCTGACGGGCGGTTTCAAAGCCGAAAGTAGGAACACCTTCCGGTAACGGCAGGTCGTTATCAATGGTTTTTGGCACATGTACTACGCTGAAGTCAATTCCCATATTTTTCTTGGCATAAGAAGCCACCGTAGAGGCCGAATACGCCGTATCATCGCCACCAATGGTTACCAGGTGGGTTACACCCAATTCCCGCAGCGTGCTGATCGCGGTTTTAAGATGTTCTTCATTTTTCGTAGGATTAAAGCGCGCCGTATGTATAATACTGCCACCCTGCAAATGAATTTTGCTTACATCGTCAACTGTCAGGGAGGTCACTTTCTTCTCGCCTTTGGCTAAATGAGAGAAACCCTCATAAACCCCGATTACATCCCAACCATTATTTCTTGCCGCAATGGTAACACCGCTGATAACTCCATTCATACCAGGTGCCGGACCGCCGCCGCAAAGAATTGCTACCGTATTTTTCGACATACATTTTCCTCCTTATATTGCTGTTTGGCAAATAATCGCCATTGTTAACAAAATGATCCTTCAAAGTCAAAAGCAACCTTCATCCAGATGTAGAACCGCTTGTATTATGTATCAGATCATCTATGCACAACGTCTATTATACCGCGCCATTACACTGTTAACAAGCCTTTATGTTTGAACAGAACCGGTCGCGCCGTCATGGTATAGTATGGCGATATGTCCGTTTTTTATATTCGTCGGGCTATTAGAAATCCCTTTTCCCTGGGTAAAAATTAATCATATTGTGCCGTAAAACAGCGATCTATTCCCGTTATCGTCATAATATATCACAAGGGACCACTCCCACTTTGCCGGCAGAAGCATTCGATATGCTGTTTGCTTAAATGATACCAAAAGGCACCCTCCATAGAAGGGTGCCTTAACATTTCTGTTAATCATCAATTTCTTCGCTACAGTCCTGGAACAGGGCGGCATCCTTATCCAGGCCGGTTAAAGCCTTATAGGCGTTGCCCCCGGCATCGCATTCCTCGCTGCGATGATCCAGATAACGTTCCAGCTTGCGCTTAACCCGCTGCAAGGCATTGTCGATGGATTTCACGTGGCGTTCCAATTCCACGGCGATTTCCTGGTACGACTTGCCATCTAAATAGGACATTAAGACCTTCCATTCCAAATCGCTGAGAATTTCGCCCATTTTCTCTTCGATATCAATGAACTCTTCCCGACTGATTACCAGTTCCTCCGGATCGGATATCTTGGAACCCGACAGCACATCCAGCAGCGTCCGGTCAGAGTCCTCATCATAAATCGGCTTGTTCAGAGAAACGTAAGAATTCAAAGGAATATGCTTCTGCCTGGTGGCAGTTTTAATGGCAGTAATAATCTGGCGCGTTACGCACAACTCGGCAAACGCCCGGAAAGAGGAAAGCTTATCATTGCGAAAGTCCCGAATCGCCTTATAGAGACCGATCATGCCTTCCTGAATAATATCCTCTCTGTCAGCACCAATTAAAAAATAAGACCTGGCCTTCGCGCGAACGAAGTTGCGGTATTTATTAATCAAGTAGTCCAGAGCTACTGCATTGTCATTATCCTTGGCATCAATTACGATTTCTTCATCAGTCATATTTTCAAAACAACTGTATAAATCGTATTGAGTACTAGCCCGCATCACATCGCCCCCACTTTGCATTTTTATCTATAAAAAACGATTTATTCACTAATTTGGTGCTACAAAACGACTCTATTTACTTATAAAAGTATACCCTACACCCTGTCCTAAGTCAAGCTTAACCTGCCGGCCGCCAGCGCCGGGAAGTCAGGATTCTCAACGTTTTCTCCCACCCCGCCGCAACTCATCCAGCCTTTTTGCCACATCACCATTCAACCGGTCAGAAAGTTCCTGCCGGCGATAGTTCAGGACATGCTCCGAAAACCCCTGCTTCATGCTTTTTTCTGCGGCCCGCACATAGCTCCTTAGCTCCCGGGCCGAAATGCGATATGCTCCCGAGCCCAGAATCTGCATTTGTTCGGCCCAGTCGGAAGTCACCACATAAACCCGCCCGCCACCGGTTTGGCGCATAAAGAAATAGGCCATTTTCTCGATATAGCTGTCCGCCGTTTCGCCTTCTTTGGTAAACACCACATCGACGAAATCGTTGATTATCTGCTGACAGCCTTCACCGTCCGCCACCGCATGGGCATCAAAAACGACCGTAATCCTGCAATCTTTAAAAACACCATAGCCTGACAAGCTCTCGATTAGTTTGTCCCGCGCATATTCCAGATTGTCCTTTATTGCCACAAGCTCTTGCCAGTCATTGATAACATTATACCCATCAACCAGTAATTTGTCTTTAGGAATATGTTTCATAAACTTCTCCAAACAACATTATGTAGTTGCGCTCCCCCAGCCGGTCACTCGCCACCGGCTCTTGCAAATGGCGGCATCCGTGTCCCCATTTTTATAATTTTATCTTCAGGCAAATATCTATCCTTTGCCAGGACTTCCCGTTTAATTTCCTGCCCCTCGGATTCCACAATCCGCAGGGTAGTGATTTCATAACCGGGCTTTCCCGGTTTTTCCACTTCCGTTTCACCCAAATAGAGCGTTTGGTCTTCTTTCCTGACCTCAGCCGGTAAAATGGCCTTCTTGTCGGTCGAAATAATTTTGACCGCTTCCTTCATTTTTTCCCGGCCAAACAGGCCGATACTCAAACGGCCCCGATAAATTTCAGCCGTAATCAAAACCGGCTCGCCGGTATTGTTGGCAAATTTAAAATCAAGCAGTCCATATACCACCGTAGCGTCCCGCCCCAAAGGCACATAGCCCAAGGCCTTCGAGTGATTATACCGTTCCACTATCGTCAGGTTGGAAAGCAGTACCGCATTATACAGCGTAGAGGAAACCTGGCAAATGCCCCCGCCAACCCCGGGCACCAGTTCGCCATCGACCAATTCCATCGCTTCTTTAAATCCATACTCCTTTTCCCGGGGGCCAACCACTTCATTAAAAGAAAAAACGGCACCGGGCTCCAGGATTTTCCCGTTTATTTTATTAGCGGCCAGAATAATGTTCGCCGACCGGTTGGCATCGTCCTCATTAAACTCGGTTATGTAACTTCCCCACAGGTCGCCAATCCCCCTGGCGGCAACATCCTGTACGGTGACTTCGGGCGGCACCGTCACGACCGGCAAAATCACCGCCGGCACATCCACAGCGGATAATGCCTTAAGCACAGCCGGTCCCGCCGTCTCCACCGCTAACCGCATTCCCTGTTCCTGCGGCAACACCGTGCCGTTTTGCACACTAATTGCCGCGTTACGCGGTTCCCGTTCCACCGCTTGCCGCCACTTGGTTATATAGCGGTCAAGCTTATCTTTATTATACTGTACCCGCAGTGTAACATGATAGCCTTCTTCTCTTGCCTGATAAATTTTTTTCATTCTGGTCCAAAGCCCGCCGTCTCGGCCATAATTCCACGCCTCATCGGCAGCAGCAGCAATATCCCAGTCAAGATCAATCTGCCGGGCCGCCAAATCAAAAGAATTCTCTCCATAATATACCTTAATTTTTTTTTGCAGCAACTCCTGACGCCAAACAGCCAGGAGTTGCTGCACGTCCTCCCGGCTGCAGCCCTCCAATGATACACCATCCACAGTCACACCGGCATACACCCGGGAGGAAAACAGCGAAGTTCCTCCGGCAAAAAAAACGATACCACAGCAAATAATCAGCAAGAAAACTATCGTTAACCGCCAGTTTTTCAAGTCTCTTTCATCTCCCGTTGTTTTAAAACTTCGTATAAAAGCAAGGAACAGGCAACCGAAGCGTTTAGCGAATTGATCCGTCCCTTCATCGGAATGCGCACCAGGAAATCACAAGCCTCTTTCACCAACCGGCCCAGACCTTTTCCTTCGCTGCCGATTACCACAACCAGCGGGCCGGTTAAATCGGCCTGATAATAAGCCCTCTCACCGTCCATATCGGCACCGACAATCCAGAAGCCTTGTTTTTTGAGGTTCTCCAAGGTTTGCACCACATTGCCGATCCGGGCAACTGGCACGTATTCCACCGCACCGGCCGATGTCTTGGCTACCGTTCCCGACAGCGGACAACTCCGCCGTTTAGGAATTAGCACCCCATGCACGCCGGCGGCGTCAGCCGTCCTTAAAATAGCGCCGAGATTGTGCGGATCTTCCAACTCATCCAATACGACAAGGCAGGGAACCTCGCCCCGGGTGGCAGCTTTATGCAGAATATCTTCCAGTTCCACATAAGCGACCGGCGGTACCAGTGCCACAACCCCCTGATGGCGGACCCCGCCCGCCACCTGATCCAGTTTGCTCATCTCCACTTCCTGAATGACCAGGCCTTTACTGCGAGCCAGTCCGATAATCTCCCGTACCGTCCCATGCCGTTCCCCTTTGGCCACCAGTATTTTATTAACTGAACGGCCGCCTTTCAATACTTCCATCACGCTGTTTCTTCCCGCCACAAAATCTTCCGTTACCGGCATGGTGGTATCGCGCTCCTTCCCGTTTCCCATATCCTTTATTTTCTCCTTTTCCTAATCTACTATGTATCAAGTACCTTGTGTCGCCTAAATGCACAGACTATCTTGCCGTCTGTTTGTCCTTTTTATTGTCGTCGCCTTACCGATATCGGTTATGTGCACCTATGTCCACCTTTGAAAATAAAAAAGCCTTTGCAGAAAAAGTCCTGCAAATTTAATTTGTACCTTCAAAATTGGCAGACCACCACATAGATAAAGGCCAACCCGGGTTTCCGTAGGTCAGCCTTTATGTTCCGTTATCGCCCCATCCCGCGGCGGTGCCGGTTACACCCCGGCAACGGTCTTGTCATGCACATAGGTGCAGAAACTAAAACGAATGTCCTGATGGCTTTTGGATTCACCGGCAGCAACCATCTGCCAGTTTTTTTCTTCATCCAAATTAATAAAGAACTTGTCCGCCACGTAAGTTTTTTCTATCTTGGTGACAAAGGCCACCGAACAGTAAGGCAGCAATTGGGTATATACCGATTCACCGCCGATTACAAATACATCATCCGTATCATACTGCGCTATGGCCCGGAACAATTCCGGCAGCGAACGGCAGACGGTCACTTTCTCATGGATAAAGTCCGCCTTTCTGCTCAGTACAATATTTATCCGGTCCTTTAAGGGCTCCTGCCCCGGCAGCGATTCAAAAGTCTCCCTGCCCATAATCACAACCTTATGCAAGGTCGTCTGTTTAAAAAACTTCATGTCCTCCGGGATATGCTGCAGCAATCTTCCGCCGCAACCAATTCCCCAGTTGGCATCAACCGCAACAATGGCCTTCATACACGTCTCCTTTAAATAGCGACAGGGATATTTTTGATTTGCTGACCGCTTTGATAGTTCTCCAGCACAAAATCAGCTACAGTGAAATCATAAAAGCTCTTCACCTGCCGGTTAATCAGCAGCTTTGGCGCCGGATAAGCAGGGCGATTGATCAGCTCTTCCACCAGTGGAATATGCCGGTCGTAGATATGGGCGTCGGCAATAACATGCACCAGTTCACCAGCCTTCAGACCACTCACCTGAGCCAGCATATGCACCAGCACAGCATATTGGGCTACATTCCAGTTGTTGGCCACCAGAATATCCTGGGAGCGCTGATTCAAAATCGCATTGAGCCGGTTACCGGTCACATTGAAGGTCATGCTATAGGCACAGGGATATAAATGCATGGCATGCAAATCGGCATGGTTATACATATTGACAATGATACGCCGGCTGTAAGGATTCTCTTTTAAATCCAGCAAAAGTCGGTCCACCTGGTCAAACTCACCTTCGCGGTATTGATGCTTAATAGCCAGTTGATAACCGTAGGCCTTCCCAATGGAACCGGTTTCATCAGCCCAGCTATCCCAGATGCGGCTGTTCAGGTCTTTGATGTTATTGGATTTTTTCTGCCATATCCACAGTATTTCATCAATAGCAGCCTTTAAATTGGTCGGCCTGAGCGTAAGGATCGGAAATTCCTCCGCCAGATCGTAGCGATTGACCGCCGCAAATTTTTTAATCGTATGGGCCGGAGCACCGTCTGCCCATCTGGCCCGTACCGCTTCCCCTTCCGAGGA from Propionispora hippei DSM 15287 includes:
- the rlmB gene encoding 23S rRNA (guanosine(2251)-2'-O)-methyltransferase RlmB, which produces MGNGKERDTTMPVTEDFVAGRNSVMEVLKGGRSVNKILVAKGERHGTVREIIGLARSKGLVIQEVEMSKLDQVAGGVRHQGVVALVPPVAYVELEDILHKAATRGEVPCLVVLDELEDPHNLGAILRTADAAGVHGVLIPKRRSCPLSGTVAKTSAGAVEYVPVARIGNVVQTLENLKKQGFWIVGADMDGERAYYQADLTGPLVVVIGSEGKGLGRLVKEACDFLVRIPMKGRINSLNASVACSLLLYEVLKQREMKET
- a CDS encoding DUF421 domain-containing protein, with the protein product MDVLGITVFRVIAVFALFLAVWLLTGRNHLGEATPAELVGLIIFGTVAGAAILSPQNDFSDRLVVLTAVGLMQCGTAKLVKCLRGWRAKPLPPLVIIEQGQPIRANLAKTRLSVKNLLALLRAQGIFHLKEVQLAVWESQGGLSILKAMEGLSEKGMVGTGDVAVPVIVEGELQEKVLENLGFTPEDIVAFKSRHKEELKAIMVAYMNKSRQLWIVRDKPEADTVL
- a CDS encoding NYN domain-containing protein; the encoded protein is MKHIPKDKLLVDGYNVINDWQELVAIKDNLEYARDKLIESLSGYGVFKDCRITVVFDAHAVADGEGCQQIINDFVDVVFTKEGETADSYIEKMAYFFMRQTGGGRVYVVTSDWAEQMQILGSGAYRISARELRSYVRAAEKSMKQGFSEHVLNYRRQELSDRLNGDVAKRLDELRRGGRKR
- the sigH gene encoding RNA polymerase sporulation sigma factor SigH; the protein is MRASTQYDLYSCFENMTDEEIVIDAKDNDNAVALDYLINKYRNFVRAKARSYFLIGADREDIIQEGMIGLYKAIRDFRNDKLSSFRAFAELCVTRQIITAIKTATRQKHIPLNSYVSLNKPIYDEDSDRTLLDVLSGSKISDPEELVISREEFIDIEEKMGEILSDLEWKVLMSYLDGKSYQEIAVELERHVKSIDNALQRVKRKLERYLDHRSEECDAGGNAYKALTGLDKDAALFQDCSEEIDD
- a CDS encoding VanW family protein; protein product: MKNWRLTIVFLLIICCGIVFFAGGTSLFSSRVYAGVTVDGVSLEGCSREDVQQLLAVWRQELLQKKIKVYYGENSFDLAARQIDLDWDIAAAADEAWNYGRDGGLWTRMKKIYQAREEGYHVTLRVQYNKDKLDRYITKWRQAVEREPRNAAISVQNGTVLPQEQGMRLAVETAGPAVLKALSAVDVPAVILPVVTVPPEVTVQDVAARGIGDLWGSYITEFNEDDANRSANIILAANKINGKILEPGAVFSFNEVVGPREKEYGFKEAMELVDGELVPGVGGGICQVSSTLYNAVLLSNLTIVERYNHSKALGYVPLGRDATVVYGLLDFKFANNTGEPVLITAEIYRGRLSIGLFGREKMKEAVKIISTDKKAILPAEVRKEDQTLYLGETEVEKPGKPGYEITTLRIVESEGQEIKREVLAKDRYLPEDKIIKMGTRMPPFARAGGE
- the pfp gene encoding diphosphate--fructose-6-phosphate 1-phosphotransferase, with protein sequence MSKNTVAILCGGGPAPGMNGVISGVTIAARNNGWDVIGVYEGFSHLAKGEKKVTSLTVDDVSKIHLQGGSIIHTARFNPTKNEEHLKTAISTLRELGVTHLVTIGGDDTAYSASTVASYAKKNMGIDFSVVHVPKTIDNDLPLPEGVPTFGFETARQVGADIATNILEDAKTAQRWFIGIAMGRTAGHLPLGIGKSAAAQVTIIPEDFTDAKVHLSTVVDIIAGSVIKRLADGKGFGLAVVAEGIIEKIPEEDLSAVEGLERDEHGHIRYAEINFGELLKKAVIKRLAELGIKMNFVTKDIGYETRCASPNAFDIEYTRDLGYSAVEFLKNGGADAIITVVNGEAKPLPFSEMLDPVTKKTAVRFVNVNSVKYKIARAMMTLLTAEDFKAGKVEKLAAVTNLSVDEFTKQFNK
- a CDS encoding dihydrofolate reductase; amino-acid sequence: MKAIVAVDANWGIGCGGRLLQHIPEDMKFFKQTTLHKVVIMGRETFESLPGQEPLKDRINIVLSRKADFIHEKVTVCRSLPELFRAIAQYDTDDVFVIGGESVYTQLLPYCSVAFVTKIEKTYVADKFFINLDEEKNWQMVAAGESKSHQDIRFSFCTYVHDKTVAGV
- the thyA gene encoding thymidylate synthase, which translates into the protein MTFIAMCKDILAHGFSSEGEAVRARWADGAPAHTIKKFAAVNRYDLAEEFPILTLRPTNLKAAIDEILWIWQKKSNNIKDLNSRIWDSWADETGSIGKAYGYQLAIKHQYREGEFDQVDRLLLDLKENPYSRRIIVNMYNHADLHAMHLYPCAYSMTFNVTGNRLNAILNQRSQDILVANNWNVAQYAVLVHMLAQVSGLKAGELVHVIADAHIYDRHIPLVEELINRPAYPAPKLLINRQVKSFYDFTVADFVLENYQSGQQIKNIPVAI
- a CDS encoding undecaprenyl-diphosphate phosphatase — encoded protein: MTETMIAIILGIVEGMTEFLPVSSTGHMILVGNMLHFEGEFASVFEVFIQLGAILSILFLYRDKFMRMIKPGRLNIHRSGLTLSHVAAGIVPVMIIGYLLHKPIKEYLFSPATVIIGLIAGSVLMLVAEKVAKRPVARSVENITVRQAFWVGLFQVLALWPGFSRSGSTLSGGLFFGLSRTAAADFSFIIAVPLMMVACFYDLLKVISHLSVDNLHMLAIGFVIAFVVAYGSVVWFLKFLNKSTLASFAYYRFILAAVSYYYFFMN